A region from the Benincasa hispida cultivar B227 chromosome 8, ASM972705v1, whole genome shotgun sequence genome encodes:
- the LOC120083238 gene encoding uncharacterized protein LOC120083238 — protein MCTQIPAFHVNISHLHASQSPLQEQQRFQLPLASFSHAPSRADTSPPQNKISPSFTTSILSHSLKIPFSFWSPMKKLYRKRGTVHPSPPIISDHLSFLPTAILTLAAALSLEDREVLAYLISSCSNDFTAVNNRSNHRGKAAHQKPPAAAKGGSDHPPAFSCDCFRCYTSYWVRWDSSPNRQLIHEIIDAYEEKLAESKAGKNNKKERKKRNSGPVSGPGEGKRSEPAAEEEELRVTEREAAEGGEEETEKGSVRRIVSFIGERIWGSWN, from the coding sequence ATGTGTACTCAAATTCCCGCGTTCCACGTGAATATTTCCCATCTCCATGCATCCCAATCGCCATTGCAGGAGCAGCAGCGTTTCCAACTCCCACTCGCCTCTTTTTCACACGCGCCTTCACGCGCCGACACCTCCCCCccccaaaataaaatctctcCCTCTTTTACAACCTCAATCCTTTCTCACTCTCTGAaaatccctttttctttttggtctCCGATGAAGAAGCTCTACCGGAAAAGAGGAACGGTCCATCCATCGCCGCCGATCATTTCcgaccacctctcgttcctccCCACCGCCATCCTCACCCTCGCGGCGGCGCTCTCACTTGAAGACCGGGAGGTTTTAGCCTACCTCATCTCCTCCTGCTCCAACGATTTCACCGCCGTCAACAACCGCTCCAACCACCGCGGCAAGGCGGCCCACCAGAAACCCCCGGCTGCCGCAAAAGGAGGTTCTGATCACCCCCCTGCATTCTCCTGCGATTGTTTCCGATGCTACACGAGCTACTGGGTTAGATGGGATTCCTCTCCGAATCGGCAACTAATACACGAAATAATCGACGCTTATGAAGAGAAATTGGCTGAGAGTAAAGCCGGGAAGAACAATaagaaagagaggaagaagCGGAATAGCGGACCGGTTTCAGGTCCGGGTGAGGGGAAAAGGTCGGAACCGGCGGCGGAGGAAGAAGAGTTGAGGGTGACGGAGAGGGAGGCGGCGGAAGGCGGGGAGGAGGAGACGGAGAAAGGGTCGGTGAGGAGGATTGTGAGTTTCATAGGGGAAAGAATCTGGGGAAGTTGGAATTAA